A genomic region of Mitsuaria sp. 7 contains the following coding sequences:
- a CDS encoding porin, whose amino-acid sequence MTPSRHTAIRQTTIRQTTTRQTTTRLNTLCAAGLLALCAAPSAFAQSSVTVYGIADVLLEYRDHMNAAGDHRFGVTSGGMNTSRWGLRGAEDLGGGLKAVFQLEAEVAFDTGMAGSSYWGRQANVGLEGDFGRVVAGRSYTTTYDFLLPFDPMGYAPFYSWATSGGQIATLPRKDGMITGMSNLIKYQGTFGPVKVGATYALGEVTGSDSAGRFFALAGAYTAGPFSATLVVDQRNGATIAANGRYDKEKALHWAASYDWKPVKLFLAQRVYKKELAVGGADAKSTMTWLGATWQATPALSITPAVYFQNISSGASGTDDPKLYALRAKYELSKRTSLYAVTSTAKSGSGGLVSVSRDDNGFADSQSSVGVGIQHRF is encoded by the coding sequence TTGACACCCTCCCGCCACACCGCGATCCGACAGACCACGATCCGACAGACCACGACCCGACAGACCACGACCCGACTGAACACCCTGTGCGCCGCCGGCCTGCTGGCCCTGTGCGCCGCGCCGTCCGCCTTCGCGCAGAGCAGCGTCACCGTCTATGGCATCGCCGACGTCCTGCTGGAATACCGCGACCACATGAACGCCGCCGGCGACCACCGGTTCGGCGTGACTTCGGGCGGCATGAACACTTCGCGCTGGGGCCTGCGCGGCGCCGAGGACCTCGGCGGCGGCCTGAAGGCCGTGTTCCAGCTCGAGGCCGAGGTCGCCTTCGACACCGGCATGGCCGGCTCGTCGTACTGGGGCCGCCAGGCCAACGTCGGGCTGGAGGGCGACTTCGGCCGCGTCGTCGCCGGACGCTCGTACACGACCACCTACGACTTCCTGCTGCCCTTCGACCCGATGGGCTACGCGCCGTTCTATTCGTGGGCCACCTCCGGCGGCCAGATCGCGACGCTGCCGCGCAAGGACGGGATGATCACGGGCATGTCCAACCTGATCAAGTACCAGGGAACCTTCGGCCCGGTGAAGGTCGGCGCGACCTACGCGCTGGGCGAGGTGACGGGCTCCGACTCGGCGGGCCGCTTCTTCGCACTGGCGGGCGCGTACACGGCGGGACCGTTCTCGGCGACGCTGGTCGTGGACCAGCGCAACGGCGCGACCATCGCCGCCAACGGCCGCTACGACAAGGAGAAGGCGCTGCACTGGGCCGCCTCCTACGACTGGAAGCCGGTCAAGCTGTTCCTGGCGCAGCGCGTCTACAAGAAGGAGTTGGCCGTCGGCGGCGCGGACGCGAAGAGCACGATGACCTGGCTGGGCGCGACCTGGCAGGCGACGCCCGCGCTGAGCATCACGCCGGCCGTGTACTTCCAGAACATCTCCAGCGGCGCCAGCGGTACCGACGATCCCAAGCTCTACGCCTTGCGCGCCAAGTACGAGCTGTCCAAGCGCACCAGCCTCTACGCGGTCACCTCGACGGCGAAGTCCGGCAGCGGCGGCCTGGTCAGCGTCTCGCGCGACGACAACGGCTTCGCGGACTCTCAGTCCAGCGTCGGCGTGGGCATTCAGCACCGGTTCTGA
- a CDS encoding flavin reductase family protein — MNDHVAPVPLNKAYRLLNHGPTVLVSAAHGGVRNAMAAAWSCALDFLPPKVTVVLDKATRTRELVEASGFFVLQVPTAAQAGLTHRLGNRSLHQDPEKIAHAGARLIDVELPVDAGGASGAGDTAAGPVPLVNGCAAWLVCRVLPEPRNQWIYDLFIGEVVAAWADARVFSDGHWHFESAPPELRTLHYIAGGQFYAIGESIVVPDTPAAG; from the coding sequence CTGAACGACCACGTCGCGCCGGTCCCGCTGAACAAGGCCTACCGGCTCCTCAATCACGGACCGACGGTGCTGGTCTCCGCCGCGCACGGCGGCGTACGCAACGCGATGGCCGCGGCCTGGTCCTGCGCGCTGGACTTCCTGCCGCCCAAGGTGACGGTGGTGCTCGACAAGGCCACGCGCACCCGCGAACTGGTCGAAGCCAGCGGCTTCTTCGTGCTGCAGGTGCCGACCGCCGCGCAGGCCGGGCTGACGCACCGGCTCGGCAACCGCAGCCTGCACCAGGACCCGGAGAAGATCGCCCACGCGGGGGCGAGGCTGATCGATGTCGAGCTTCCCGTCGACGCAGGTGGCGCTTCGGGCGCGGGCGACACCGCCGCGGGTCCCGTCCCGCTGGTCAACGGCTGCGCCGCGTGGCTGGTGTGCCGGGTCTTGCCCGAGCCCCGCAACCAGTGGATCTACGACCTGTTCATCGGCGAGGTGGTCGCCGCCTGGGCCGATGCCCGCGTGTTCAGCGACGGGCATTGGCACTTCGAGTCCGCGCCGCCCGAGCTGCGCACGCTGCACTACATCGCGGGCGGCCAGTTCTACGCGATCGGGGAATCCATCGTCGTGCCGGACACGCCCGCGGCGGGCTGA
- a CDS encoding response regulator yields MRILLVEDEKPLADWLVKALGQNDFVVDWIDDGRLVMNQLAATRYDAMILDLGLPGLGGHEVLARLRDADSRVPVLVLTARDSLMERVSTLHEGADDFLAKPFELQELEARLVALIRRSRGRDQPRFACGPLVYDAASKLFTLDREPLALSPREHAVLRTLIQHSGEPLSKQEILERLFSDEQDVRPEAVEVLVHRLRRRIESGKVRITTLRGLGYVLEAA; encoded by the coding sequence ATGCGGATCCTCCTCGTCGAAGACGAAAAGCCCCTGGCCGACTGGCTGGTGAAGGCGCTTGGCCAGAACGACTTCGTGGTCGACTGGATCGACGATGGCCGGCTGGTGATGAACCAGCTCGCCGCCACCCGCTACGACGCGATGATCCTGGACCTCGGGCTGCCCGGCCTGGGCGGCCACGAGGTGCTGGCCCGGCTGCGCGATGCCGATTCGCGGGTGCCCGTGCTGGTGCTCACCGCACGCGACTCGCTGATGGAACGCGTCAGCACGCTGCACGAGGGCGCCGACGACTTCCTCGCCAAACCCTTCGAGCTGCAGGAACTCGAAGCCCGGCTGGTCGCGCTCATCCGCCGCTCCCGCGGCCGCGACCAGCCCCGCTTCGCCTGCGGCCCGCTGGTCTACGACGCGGCGTCCAAGCTCTTCACGCTGGACCGCGAACCGCTGGCGCTCTCGCCGCGCGAGCACGCGGTCCTGCGCACGCTGATCCAGCACAGCGGCGAGCCCCTGTCCAAGCAGGAGATCCTCGAGCGTCTGTTCTCCGACGAGCAGGACGTCCGGCCCGAAGCCGTCGAGGTCCTCGTCCACCGGCTGCGCCGCCGCATCGAGTCCGGCAAGGTCCGCATCACCACGCTGCGCGGCCTGGGCTACGTGCTGGAAGCGGCATGA
- a CDS encoding tripartite tricarboxylate transporter substrate binding protein, with protein MPPVIAPATASLPGGDAAPECIAPAKPGGGFDQSCKLAQAAFQQAGLTTTPMRISYMPGGVGAIAFDQIVTRRPAEPRTLVAFSSGSLLNLSHGRFGKRSVDDVRWVAAVGVDYGVVLVGRQAPWKTLPELLVALKADPNRISFAAGGTIGSQDWVKSALVAGAGGVDHKAMRFVAFEGGGEAIAALKGGHVQVYMGDASEVFDKLGPNSPFRALAVLSDQRLPGPLSGVPTAREQGVDIVWPAIRGFYVGPKVSDGDVAAWTATFERLMAAPAFGEVRARHGLFPLALTGAALRAVIDRQNREYVELATRFGLRR; from the coding sequence ATGCCACCAGTGATTGCGCCCGCGACGGCCTCGTTGCCCGGCGGCGACGCCGCGCCCGAATGCATCGCCCCGGCCAAGCCCGGCGGCGGCTTCGACCAGAGCTGCAAGCTCGCGCAGGCTGCGTTCCAGCAGGCGGGCCTGACGACGACGCCGATGCGCATCAGCTACATGCCGGGCGGCGTCGGCGCGATCGCCTTCGACCAGATCGTCACGCGCCGCCCCGCCGAGCCGCGCACGCTGGTGGCCTTCTCCAGCGGCTCGCTGCTGAACCTCTCGCACGGCCGCTTCGGCAAGCGCAGCGTCGACGACGTGCGCTGGGTCGCCGCCGTCGGCGTCGACTACGGCGTGGTCCTGGTCGGCCGGCAGGCGCCGTGGAAGACGCTGCCCGAACTGCTGGTCGCGCTCAAGGCGGATCCCAACCGGATCAGCTTCGCCGCCGGCGGCACCATCGGCAGCCAGGACTGGGTCAAGTCGGCGCTGGTCGCCGGGGCCGGCGGCGTGGACCACAAGGCGATGCGTTTCGTCGCCTTCGAAGGCGGCGGCGAGGCCATCGCCGCGCTCAAGGGCGGCCACGTCCAGGTCTACATGGGCGACGCCTCGGAGGTCTTCGACAAGCTCGGCCCGAACAGCCCGTTCCGTGCGCTGGCGGTGCTCTCCGACCAGCGACTGCCCGGACCGCTGTCCGGCGTGCCGACGGCGCGCGAGCAGGGCGTCGACATCGTGTGGCCCGCGATCCGCGGTTTCTATGTCGGACCGAAGGTGTCCGACGGCGACGTCGCCGCGTGGACCGCCACCTTCGAGCGCCTGATGGCCGCGCCGGCCTTCGGCGAGGTCCGCGCGCGACACGGCCTGTTCCCGCTCGCACTCACCGGTGCGGCGCTGCGCGCGGTCATCGACCGTCAGAACCGCGAGTACGTCGAACTCGCCACGCGCTTCGGCCTCAGACGCTGA
- a CDS encoding sensor histidine kinase, giving the protein MHGLGLRWPSLPTRWHRFSVRRTLLALVLPVMLAAVGIELALTWGTALQAANSAYDRSLLGAIKAIDSNVSTETGGLSVEMPYRLLEFFELTASGQVFFRVSTEDGLVEIGNAGLPLPGQPLKTGVPRFIDAEYFGAPVRVGAWARELDPERPGRRLVIQVAESTNSRNAFSRALLMQAMWRDLLTVSIVAGTLALVIGWALRPLDRLRREVEARADDDLSPVDETEVPADAAPLVRAINHHLARQRELIDGRRRFVDDASHQLRTPLATLATMVGYARRERDPALLTEALTALKGQIDDTVRRTNQMLALARADTAPVAMTPLALDRLADRCARESWPLAREQGIDLGFDHAGGDIIVLGHEGQLREALLNLLHNALRYTPRGGVVTLQVGVDRSHGDTAVIRVVDDGPGIPADERPRAGERFFRGSNVDLPGSGLGLAIVRAIVRRHFGEMEVAAARLDADGLERGTTVTLRLPLRVPTEIPSPLKAG; this is encoded by the coding sequence ATGCATGGCCTCGGCCTTCGCTGGCCCTCCTTGCCGACCCGCTGGCATCGTTTCAGCGTCCGCCGCACGCTTCTTGCGCTGGTGTTGCCGGTGATGCTGGCCGCCGTCGGCATCGAGCTGGCGCTGACCTGGGGCACCGCGCTGCAGGCTGCGAATTCCGCCTATGACCGCTCGCTGCTGGGCGCCATCAAGGCCATCGACAGCAACGTGTCGACCGAGACCGGCGGCCTGTCCGTCGAGATGCCATATCGGCTGCTGGAGTTCTTCGAGCTCACCGCCAGCGGCCAGGTCTTCTTCCGCGTCAGCACCGAGGACGGTCTCGTCGAGATCGGCAACGCCGGCCTGCCGCTGCCGGGACAGCCGCTGAAGACCGGCGTGCCGCGCTTCATCGATGCCGAGTACTTCGGCGCCCCGGTCCGCGTGGGCGCCTGGGCCCGCGAGCTCGATCCCGAACGCCCCGGGCGGCGTCTGGTCATCCAGGTGGCCGAGAGCACCAATTCGCGCAATGCGTTCTCGCGTGCGCTGCTGATGCAGGCGATGTGGCGCGACCTGCTGACCGTGTCCATCGTCGCGGGCACGCTGGCGCTGGTGATCGGCTGGGCGCTGCGTCCGCTGGACCGGCTGCGGCGCGAAGTCGAGGCGCGCGCCGACGACGACTTGTCGCCCGTCGACGAGACGGAGGTGCCCGCCGACGCCGCGCCGCTGGTGCGCGCGATCAACCACCACCTCGCCCGGCAGCGCGAGCTGATCGACGGCCGCCGGCGTTTCGTCGACGACGCCTCGCACCAACTGCGCACGCCGCTGGCGACCTTGGCGACGATGGTGGGCTACGCACGCCGGGAGCGCGACCCGGCACTGCTCACCGAGGCGCTGACCGCGCTCAAGGGCCAGATCGACGACACCGTGCGGCGCACCAACCAGATGCTGGCGCTGGCGCGCGCCGATACCGCGCCCGTGGCGATGACGCCGCTGGCGCTGGACCGCCTGGCCGATCGATGCGCGCGGGAGTCCTGGCCGCTCGCGCGGGAGCAGGGCATCGACCTCGGCTTCGATCACGCGGGCGGCGACATCATCGTGCTGGGCCACGAAGGCCAGTTGCGCGAGGCGCTGCTGAACCTGCTGCACAACGCGCTGCGCTACACGCCGCGCGGCGGCGTGGTGACGCTGCAGGTCGGGGTGGATCGCAGCCACGGCGACACCGCCGTGATCCGCGTCGTCGACGACGGCCCCGGCATTCCCGCCGATGAGCGGCCCCGCGCGGGCGAGCGCTTCTTCCGCGGCAGCAATGTCGACCTGCCGGGCTCGGGCCTGGGCCTGGCGATCGTGCGGGCGATCGTCCGCCGTCACTTCGGCGAGATGGAGGTCGCCGCGGCGCGCCTCGACGCCGACGGGCTGGAGCGTGGTACCACCGTCACGCTGCGGCTGCCGCTGCGGGTCCCGACGGAAATTCCTTCCCCGCTGAAAGCCGGCTGA